Proteins from a genomic interval of Callospermophilus lateralis isolate mCalLat2 chromosome 1, mCalLat2.hap1, whole genome shotgun sequence:
- the Epm2aip1 gene encoding EPM2A-interacting protein 1 translates to MWMTPKRSKMEVDEALVFRPEWTQRYLVVEPPEGDGALCLVCRRLVASTRERDVRRHYEAEHEYYERYVAEGDRAALVERLRQGDMSLSTLLTPEEKAARAGLGLCRLLALKGRGWAEGDFVHQCMEILLKEVLPEHVGVLQRINLSPEITRQRILSIDSNLRCQLFNRARQFKAYSLALDDQAFVAYENYLLVFIRGVGHDLEVQEDLLTIINLTHHFSVGALMSAILESLQRAGLSLQRMVGLTTTHTLRMIGENSGLVSYMREKAVSPNCWNVIHYSGFLHLELLSSYDIDINQIVNTISEWIVLIKTRGVRRPEFQSLLTESESEHGERINGRCLNNWLRRGKSLKLIFSLRKEIEAFLVSVGATTVHFTDKQWLCDFGFLVDVMNYLQELSEELQTSKVFAASAFDHICTFESKLNLFQRHIEEKNLTDFPAFKEVVDELKQQYKEDQKIFDPDRYQMVISRLQKDFERHFKDLRFIKKDLELFSNPFNFKPEYAPISVRVELTKLQANTSLWNEYRVKTLGQFYAGLPAESYPIIKGVAYKVASLFDSNQICEKAFSYLTRNQHTLSQPLTDEHLQALFRVATTEMVPSWDDLVRGINEANL, encoded by the coding sequence ATGTGGATGACGCCCAAAAGGAGCAAGATGGAAGTCGACGAGGCTCTTGTTTTCCGGCCCGAATGGACCCAGCGTTACTTGGTGGTGGAACCTCCAGAGGGCGATGGGGCCCTGTGCTTGGTCTGTCGCCGCCTTGTCGCTTCTACCCGCGAACGTGACGTCAGGCGCCACTACGAGGCGGAACACGAATACTATGAGCGGTATGTGGCGGAGGGCGATCGCGCGGCCTTGGTGGAGCGTCTGCGTCAGGGCGACATGTCGTTGAGCACCTTGCTCACTCCAGAGGAGAAAGCTGCTCGTGCAGGCCTCGGGCTCTGTCGCCTGTTGGCCTTAAAGGGTCGCGGCTGGGCTGAGGGGGACTTTGTACACCAGTGCATGGAGATATTGCTAAAAGAGGTACTGCCGGAGCATGTAGGCGTCTTGCAAAGAATTAATTTGTCTCCAGAGATCACAAGGCAGAGGATTCTGAGCATTGACAGTAATCTTCGTTGTCAGCTTTTTAACCGAGCCAGACAATTTAAAGCCTATTCTCTTGCCTTGGACGACCAGGCTTTTGTGGCCTATGAGAACTATCTCCTGGTCTTTATTCGTGGCGTGGGCCATGATTTGGAGGTGCAGGAAGACCTTCTGACCATAATCAACCTGACTCATCACTTCAGTGTTGGTGCACTCATGTCGGCCATTCTAGAGTCTTTGCAGAGAGCAGGGCTTAGCTTGCAGCGAATGGTTGGACTGACCACGACGCACACTTTGAGAATGATTGGTGAGAACTCAGGACTGGTCTCATACATGAGAGAAAAGGCCGTGAGCCCCAACTGTTGGAATGTTATCCACTATTCAGGATTTCTTCACTTGGAACTGTTGAGCTCTTATGACATAGATATTAATCAGATCGTAAATACCATATCAGAATGGATAGTTTTAATTAAGACCAGAGGCGTTAGGCGACCGGAGTTTCAGTCTTTACTAACTGAATCTGAGTCGGAGCATGGTGAAAGGATTAATGGACGATGTCTGAACAACTGGCTTAGAAGAGGGAaatctttaaaattaatattttcattacgaaaagaaatagaagcattCTTGGTTTCAGTAGGGGCAACAACAGTCCATTTCACAGACAAGCAATGGCTTTGTGACTTTGGCTTTTTGGTGGATGTTATGAACTACCTTCAAGAACTCAGTGAAGAATTGCAAACTAGTAAAGTCTTTGCTGCTTCTGCCTTTGACCATATTTGTACTTTTGAAAGTAAGCTGAATTTATTTCAGAGAcatattgaagaaaaaaatctaacagACTTTCCTGCTTTCAAAGAAGTTGTTGATGAGCTTAAACAGCAATATAAGGaagatcaaaaaatatttgatCCTGACAGATATCAAATGGTGATCTCTCGTCTGCAGAAAGATTTTGAGAGACATTTTAAGGACCTAAGATTCATCAAAAAGGACTTAGAACTTTTTTCAAATCCATTTAACTTTAAACCCGAATATGCACCTATTTCAGTAAGAGTGGAGCTGACAAAACTTCAGGCAAATACTAGCCTTTGGAATGAATATAGAGTGAAAACCCTGGGACAGTTCTATGCTGGATTGCCTGCTGAATCTTACCCAATTATCAAAGGGGTTGCCTATAAGGTGGCATCCTTGTTCGATAGTAACCAAATCTGTGAAAAGGCTTTTTCTTATCTGACTCGAAACCAACACACTTTGAGCCAGCCACTGACAGATGAGCATCTTCAAGCCCTGTTTCGGGTTGCCACAACTGAAATGGTTCCCAGTTGGGATGATCTTGTGAGAGGAATAAATGAAGCTAATCTATAA